TTTCTAGTGAAAGTCCCAGCTCTGGGGGATGGATATGCAGgccgccccccccaccacccccatgttgataataataatgataataatgatgatggtggtatttgttaagtgcttactatatgccaagccctgttccaagcactgggggggatacaaggtaatcaggttgtcccacatggggctcacaatcttaatccccattttccagatgagggaactgaggcccagagaagtgaagtgacttgcccaaagtcacagagcacacaagtggtggagccgggattagaacccacgacctccgactcctaaacccaggctcttgtcactgaaCTACGCTGATGGAGACGCTCTCTcccgggtggggctgggggggcgcaAATGCCGGAGGCGGGGGGCAAGACGGAGGACCCTGTGGGGTGGTCCTGATGGGCtccggaagaagcagcgtggcttagtggcaagagcacgggtttgggaatcagaggatgtgggttctaatcccgactccgccactggtctgctgggtgaccttgggcaaaccacttaataataaagtgaagtgacttgcccaaagtcacacagctgacaagtggcagagccgggattagaacccacgacccctgactcccaagcccgggctctttccattaagctacacttcacttctctgtgcctcagttacctcatctgtaaaatggggattaagcctctgagccctatgtgggataacctgattaccttgtaactaccccagtgcttagcacatagtaagtgcttaacaaataccatagtaataataataataattctccctGGGAGGGCAGAGGCAGATCTGGCCTGGAGACCCGgccgggagaggaaagggaagcccaCACTCCAGACCCCAGACacttgggttttggagtcaggttcCAGTCTAGTTCTGCCGGGCCAAAGGATTCCGGCCGGGGAGGATCAGGGGGGTGAGAAGTGGCCCACTCCCTTccccgcttctctaataatgatggtatttgataagcgcttactatgtgcgaagcactgttctaagcgctgggggggatacaaggtgatcaggttgtcccatgtggggctcacagtcttaatccccatcttccagatgaggtcactgaggcccagagaagcgaagtgacttgcccagagctacccagctgacgagtggcagagtcgggatttgaacccacgacctcttgactcccaagcccgggctctggccacagagccacgctgcttctctctgccctcctcgCGGCTCTCCCAGCTTGGGATCTCTCCAGTTCTGGACGCCTGGCTCCTCTGCCGTCCGCCGgaccccccttcatcccccccccccattccttcattcactcattcgtacttattgagcgcttactgtgtgcaggacacccaCCATCCTTCGGCCCGGGCGatgcccccctgcccaccccgacTCCTCCGCTCCCTCCGGCCTGGCTCCCTTTTCCTGTTCTACCTTCGCACCAATGAGCCCGAGGCTCGgccccttcctgctcctccctcccgcccgggaaggtgtgtgtgtgtgtgtgtgtgtgtgtgtgtgtgtgtgtgtgtgtgtgtgtgtgtgtgtgtgtgtgtgtctgtgaaggtgtctctgtgtatgtgtgtgtgtgtatgtctgtgaggGCGCGTCCCACCTCCCCGCCTCACCTGGCCCTTGGcaggggatgccctccctccgggACGGGGCAGCCCCCGGCTGGTCCCCGGGGCCGCCACCGTGACCCCGACCAGGTGGGGCTgaaggccgggaggaggaggagggaaggaggaggaggaggaggaggaggagggaaggggaggagggaggaggaaggggaggggcgggAATGCGGCCTTCACCTTCGGAGCGGCCCCAGCCGGTCCCTGGGGAGCGGGAAGCCCCGGGCCCGACCTCTGCCGTCCAGCGGCGGGCGACCCCCTCCCCGCCGGGGCCCGAGgccggaggaggacgaggaggacgaggaggaggaggaggaggaggacgaggaggaggaggaggaggatcgagGGACGAAGCAGCCCCGGGCCGGTTGGCCGGCCAGGACCAGCCCCGGCTTGGGGCGACGGCTCCAGGTCTGCCCgctccccctgccctcaccccccGCCGGAGCCCATCCCCTCGGCCGCAGGGACCTCCCTGCCgacgccccccgacccccaggactccgcggaggggaggggaggggaggcgaggccgggccggggaggggccgggggtgcGGCAGTCCTTCTCTGGGCAGAGTCCTCTCTCCTGACTCTCCTTCCGGACTTCCCGGCTgggctcccctcccccaggccctgcctcctccctcccgcctcccggGCCCTTCCCGGAGCCCCGGGAGGGCCGCCCCGCATCCTGCCCCTTCGTCCCGGCCCGGgacccctccccaaagccccccacTCCTGGGCTAACTGGCCCCAGCGGGGCCGGCCGGGTGGCCAGAGGCGGGCCAGGGCTCAAAACCGAGTCAGGGCCccggggaaggaggcaggagaagTGCGGGGTCCCGTGGAGGCAGGACGGGGAGGGGACGGCCCCGAATCCCCTTAGAGCCGGCGGCTACACCGGGACCCAGGTGGCTTTCGGGCGGAGGGGCCGGTCACTAAACCCTGGGCTGTATTGAGGCCTGTTGCTCCAGAATGCCTGGGTGGCGGTTGGCTTCACCGGTACAGGGTCTGGGGTCCATCGGGGTCACCGGCAGCGTCTGGGGGTGTGTGTCAGGGTTACCGGTACAGAGTCCAGGCATCCGTCAAGGGTCACCGGCACCGGGTCCCGTCGTCTGTCCGCATCACTTGCTAAGGGGTCCGGTGGTCTGTCGGGGAAACCGGCGCAGGGTTCGGTGTTCCTTTGGATCCACCGGCACGGGGTTCCCATCGCCGCAGAGTCTGGTGTCTGTCGGGAATCGCTGGCGCAGCGTCTGGGTGTTTGTCAGGGTCACTGGCACGGGGGCCAGGTGACCACCAGGCTCACTGGCCCAGGGTCCAGCTGACTTCTGCGGTCACCGGAAAGGGGTCCAGCTGACTGCCAGGGTCACTGGAACAGGGTCCAGGTGACTGTCGGGGTCACTGACGCAGAGTCCGGGTGACCGTTGAGGTCATTGACACGGGATCCGGATGTCTGTCAGGGTCACAGGAACAGGTTCCGGATATCTGTCGGGGTCACAGTCACGGGATCCAGGTGTCTGTAGGGGTCACGGGCACAGGATCCAGGTCCCCCTCGGGGTCACCCATGCGGGGTCCAGATGTCTGTTAGGGTTACAGGCAAGGGGTCCATGGGTCTGTCAGAGTCACTGGCACAGAGTCCGAGTGCCCATAGGGTGCCTAGGGGCCggtccacacacagtgagtgtgATAGGGCGTGGAAAGGCCAGCCCCACTCTATGTCACTCGGACTTCAGGGTGTGCACCATTTGGGCCTCATGGAGCCAGGTGAAGGGCTGGTTGCCCAGAGGGGTCCAGGACCCAGGAGCCCACAGTGGAATGCACAACACACTGTGCAGGCCTCAGGCTGAAGAGAACATTTGCCTCTCTCCCCCGCAGGATGCAGGCTTGATGGAGGCTGAGGAGGCCCAAGGCCACGATCctgtccccaccaccaccctgggGGAGCTCCATGAGCCCCCTACGGCCCCCAGCAGGAGCAGCCAAACCCCTGGGACTCACACCCAACCTCTCAGCCCAGGATCTGGGGCCGAAGCCGTGGAGATGCAGGGCCCGGCGGggagcctggaggaagaggaccggatccctgggcctcaggacaAAGATGGTGGAGAACTGAGGGCCGGcactgatggggaggaggaggaaggactcgACGCCCCAACAGTTCCTGCCATGGATGGTGCCCAGGAGACCAACGAGACCAGGAGGGGCGTGGACCAGGCCCACCTCGGGGCAACCTCTGAGGCCCagggggaggccggggaggggatCTTACCAGCAAAAGATGAAGAGGTCTCCCAAGCTCTCGTGACTAATGGGCTGGCCAGGGCAGAACTGGATTCTGGACCGGTGAACTCTCCCGCTGAAGAGAAGCCAGAGGGACAGGAAGTGGGCGGGCAGGATGGGAGAGCGGTCCCGGCCCTGGACTCCATCCCTACTCCAGCCTGGACCgggacccctcctccccttccccaagagGACGGCTCCTCGGAGAGGGTCCAGCTCCCGGGCCCAAAAGCCAAAGACGAGGGGCTGGAGGGAGCAAACCAGAGGCAAGAAAAAGTGGGAAATGGAGAGCCAGGAGTGGAGCATCAGGACCaagaggaggcagtggggtggggCCCGCTCGAGATTCAGGGGGTAGTGGGGAAACAAGTAGAGGCTGAGCAGGAGGATGGAGAACCATGGTGCCCCCTGGCACTGGAGGGGCAGGATCCCTGCCAATggggactgggggagagaggagagcaaaagtctgcagaagagagtggtctagagggggaggtggggctgaCAGGCCAGTTAGAACTGGGGAAGGCAGGGGGCCAAAGGCTggcagagaaacaggaggcaggacaGCTCGACGAGGAGAGCCAGAGGCCgatggaggagcagagagaggttgaaagagaggagcagggggaggctgaggagctgtggagtcaggaggagctgggagagggagatgagcatGGGAACTGGGAAACAGGGAGCCTCGGGGAACCAGAGGGggcaagagggaaggggagtgaaGGGGAGGTGAGCTGgagcctgggggacagggactgggggcaggggagcGGGCTCCCATCTCCCGACCCGGGGTGCCTAGGGGCCAGTTCTGACGGGGACCCTCCATGGGAGACCCACCTCCCCCCGTCCTTGGCAGCTGTGGCCGAGGTATTCTCAGACTGGGCCCCCGCCGACGTGGAGAGTGAGGAACCGCCACCTGCAGCACCGAGTCCCGGGCCTGAGCGAGTGCCAACCAGCGCACCCgacccctctgctccccttcccgtGCCCGAGGCCCCAGCGTCCCCCGGTTCTTCAGACTCCCCGGCCGGCAGGcagctccccaccccaccctggccCCCGGACTCTCTGGACGCTGCAGATGCCACCACCGCCATCAGGACCGGGCAGAGCCCTGCGGCCTCGGGAGCTGGCACCACTGGAGGGGCCCTCTCAGACCAGGATTCCACCCTCTTGGCCTTTGGGACCAGCCCCGACCAGGGCTTCTGCTGGCCCCCCGGCCCTCTGGACAGCCCGGGCTCTCACAGGGGAGCGGAGCTCAGCAGCTCCAGGAGGACAGTCTGTTCTGGCCCTGACTGGCCAGAGGCCCAAGAGCCGGGGCATCGCGGGGCCCGGGCCAGGACTCCTTCACTCCCTTCCTACACCGAGCCCCCTGGGGACATTCCACAGTCATCCCCCCGCAGGCTTGGGTCcctaaggggggaggggagggaccatcCTGCcgaccttcccacctcctcccctcctcatgggGGCCCCTTCGGTCagccctcctgccccctgccccctggagCCCCAGGGCCCCCACTACCGGCCCCAGTGGTGCTGAGACCCCACAAGCCCTTGCCCCCACTCCCCATGGTAGAGCGTCATAGCCACCCCCCGACCACCGAGAGACTAGACTGGCCACCTACCGTCTCGCCCACCTCTAAACGGCATAGCCTCCCAGGGGGCCCGGCtccccccggctctgctgtgCCACGACAGAACAAGCCGCTGCCCCCCACTCCACCTTCGGACCCCTTCCGTGACATCCCCGCCGGGTACCCCGCCCCCTCAAGACGCAACAAGCCACTGCCCCCAACCCCAGCTGAGGATTCGTCCCCACCCGCCTCGGCCGGGCTGAGACACAACAAGCCACTGCCGCCCGTCCCGGATGTCGCAGAGCCACCCCCGTTGCCACCCAAGGGCTGGCGGAGGGACACCCGCGTTCAGGGGGAATGCCCGGAAGCGGAGGGGACAAAGGTCAGCACCCCCCAGGGCTTCTCGGGGGACTGgccagcctcctcccctcccttcccaggccGCACCTCCTGGCCCCTGTCCGAGGGCTGCCAACGGGAGCTCCTGGGTGGCCGAGGCCGGAGCCAGAGCCAGGAGTCCTCGGGTCTGGCCTTCAGCAACATCACCAACTTCCTGATGCTCAGCTCCACCTCGCCACCCCCAACTGGGGCCCTGCAGCCCAGGGGGCAGGCCCAGGAACCGGGCTGGGGACCGGGGGGCATGGCGGGCCCGGGAGCTGGCCCCCAGAGATCAGAGAGGGCATCTGCCCGCCAGGCCAGAGGGGCCCAGCACCCTCCCCTGGAGAAGGCGTCAAGCTGGCCCCACAGGAAGGATCACGGGAAGCCAGGTCTCGGGAAGCCGGACCTGGGGAAGCCGGATCCCGGGAAGCCACCCACGAGCGGCGGGGATCACGCGGAGGCCGACGTGGATGGGATGGGCAAGCCCAAGGACTGGCACCGGCAAGCCCTGCGTAGAACATCCCTCCAGCCCAACCGTGAGTATCCTGGCACCTGAATCTGGCCTTCCTTGACTCCGCCCGCGGCCCCCTCGCCCACACCCAGCATCCCCGTATTCCCGCCGAGGAACCGAGGTGCACAGCAAACCGGGGCTGGGATGGGCCCCTCATCCCTCATGGTCCAGCCTGGGCCTTCGCCCCCTGGGAGTGTGGATGCCATGGGGGAATCCAACTTGCTCCAGGGACTGGAGGGGCCAGGACTAGCCTCAGGGCAAAGTTCAGAGGCCCGAGAAGGTCTGACATTAGCGAGCACAGAGTTGGCGGGTCTTGAGAGAGGAAActccaggaaggagaggaaaatggccATTGGGACGGCTTGGGTGGTGGTCAGCATGGTGATCTGTGCACATATCAGTGGGAGAAATCAGAACTTGGTGGGTGTTTCACACAGGTCTAGAATTAATCTCTGAAGGGGCATTATTCATGGGGCATCTTGACCTCATCAATCTAtgagtgccatttattgagcacttactttgtgcagagcactatgctaagctatGGGGAGGGTCCAAAAGAGTAAATAGACACGGTCCTTGGATCCCACCCATTTAGGCACTAGTGACACCCAAGCATGTTCCCCCCACCTTTGGACTTGCCTGCCCCCCAGAGCCCAGCCCCCAGTCCGCGAAGGGGgtcggagaggaggagagaatgggGTTAAAGACACTGTTCAATTTCTGCTAGTTTGCTTTCACCTGCTGAGATAAGGAGACAGGGACAAAGGAGACGTCCACTCTGGCCCCGAGGACGGATTCCATCAGGCCAAACGCTGACATCCCGGGGCCTGTTGGGAAACCGGGTGAAGATGGGGTGCAGGGATCTAGGCTCCAATATCGCATGTGGAGAGCCTCTGCCCCCCTCAAATGCTGTGGGTGCTCTCCCCTGGTGCCCTCTCCTGTCCCGCCCTACCCTTTGGCCTCCAACCTCGCCACTGCCCAGGGCCTGgctcctctcatctcccccagctcccgccccccccgccctagcCCTCGGTTCTGACCGTgctcctctgtttctctccctgcctcttttacCTCCGCCCAGGATCCTCCCTGCTCCGGCCTCTTTCCGGCCCCTCCCTCGCCCTGCAGCAGGGCTAGGCTGAGGTTCCCTCCTACTACCTGGAGGGTCTCCCAGGGGGATTTCCCAAGACCTGGCTCTCCCCCTCTGGGAGGGCCCTGAGCTGGGCCCAGGTGGGACGGCCCTGAGAGGAccaggggggtgggaggaagggctgggggcCTCAGCCCCAGAGgtgtgggagggggcaggagagagaggccCAGCCCCACCCTGCCCCGTCGAAGGATCTGGCTCCACTCCCTGGAAACAGGCAGGCTCTGGCCCAGCAACCGGGGCCTGTGACCCCGAGGCTTGGCACACCCAACCCGGCCTTCCATGGCCTCGTGGGCCGGTCGAGGGGAGGGGGGTCTCGCCAAAGGGCTGGGGACCGTCCCACCACCCTTAAAGCTGGTGAGGAGATGCCAGGCTGGAGCAGTGATTTGAAACTCTCtgggcaaggaagaggaggagggtctcAAGACTGGGGCAGAAAAGGGGTCAGGGCCGAGTGATCCTAACCGGGAACCACCTGGCTCGGAGCTCTGCCCAGGCTGGGATGAGGGTGAATCCTGTTTCCTAGGAATCCGCCCTCCTGCCTGCTCCAAACTGGAACTAAGTTCGCTGCCCTACTTTCCGTCTCCCTCCACCTCCGCCGGTCCCTTGGAGAGCAGGGACCACTTGGGTCCTCGGCCTGGTGGGGCAGGTGGGGGCTGTTCCGCCCCTCTCCCAAGGACGAGGTGTTCCGGCCCCGTCCCTCTGCCCAGGGCCCACCCTTGCCTGGCCCCCCACCCTGTTCCGGGCCCGGCTCtagctcttccctctctcttcccgcgCTGCCGGAGCCACGTTCCTGTGGGCGGTGACTCActctacctccccctccccagccccgctcccccacaccccagccgggcacccctcctccctccgctaGCCTGGGGCCAGAcctcaccgccccccaccccgcctccccgcTCTGCTGGTCCCAACATGCCTCTCTGCTGCTCTGCAGCTCGCCCTGCCGATCCCGCCCCATCCACACCTGGATCCCCAGGCCCACAGCCGCCTCGCCTCAGCCCcgtcagcctccaggccctgccacggcccctccgccccccggccctCGCTCTTCACAGACAGACAGGGCTTCCAGACCCCTCTGCCCCTCGGGCCTGCCTCTGTTCCGTTCCCGGcctggctccctgccctccccctgtcccggTTCTAGCTctgctctctgcctctgccctgctcTGAGTCAGACTACCTCCCCACAAGCACTAAAGCCCGCCAGACCTCGCTCGATTCCCACTATACAGTTCCCTGTGGCTCCCTGCCCTttgaccccctccccctgcctcattcccacccacatcaatcaatcgacagtatttactgcgcacttactatgcacagaacaccatactgtttgggagagtacaacagaattagcagtcacgttccctgcccataacaagcgtacATTTTAGAGGAAGAGACGGACAGTATAAATAATGTGCCCAAATGTGccgttttcctccccctctcccttgtggcatctcccttcctctcctccccctccccagtacCCCTTGGtccctgcttctccctttccctggtTGTCACCCCGGGTCCCTGCTGAGCCTAAGACAACTCTTTCTCCATTTTTCCCTCCAGAGGTGGAAGGATCGTTCCCGAAGAAGCCCCCCTGCCACCCCAACACAGTCACCCTGAGGCGAGTAtacccccttctgcctccaagcccaCCGACCCACCCAATCTCCCTCACAGTGCACTTGGAGCAACCGGatggccccagcccagccccagtctTGGCCAGGGTGGGAACTCAGTCGAGGGGCTCCCGTCATCGGCCATGGTCTGGGGATGGGTGTGACTGTGCACCCTGTGGGCTGACCTTGAGGCCCCGGTGCCCCTGGGCAGGATGGACTGCTGATCTCAGGTTGGCCCCAGGCTGAATTGGGCaccttggggataataataataataataataataatgatggtatttgttggatacaaggtgatcaggttgtcccacatggggctcacattcttcatccccattttacagatgaggtaacaggcacagagaagttaagtgacttgcccaaagtcacacggctgacaagtggcggagctgggattgaaacccatgacctctgacccccaagcccgtgctctttccactgagccacacttcttctgaaTGTGGAGGAAGTGACGGTCTGCCAGCTAtgaagtggagggagttccaggccagagggaggatgtgggcaaggggttggtggcaaaatagatgagatcgggatGTCCTGGGGCGGTGGATGGGCGGACCTTCTCGCCCATGCGGCCCCCCTGCCCAGCATTCTCCCAGGACCACAATCGACCACCCAGGGATGGCGCTCCCCCAGGATGGGTCCCTGAGCCCATACAGACCAGGTCCCTCCTCAAAGGATCAGAAACAACCCCTGACTGGTGACCAAGGCTCCTCAGTCTTCCACGAGGGCCTGGGCCCCTCAGTGCCCTTGATGTCTCATTTCCCGCAAGAGCCAATCTCCAGGGCTCCCAGAAACTCCTGAGGGAAGCATGTCTGTCCCACCCAGTGACCCCCCCGCCACCCTGCTTGCTCCCCCAGAGAGAAGAAGCCAAAGGAAGCCAAGGGGATGGTCACCCGACGCCAGTCCAAGTTAATCAATTCCTGTGAGTACCGTAGGGCAGAAGTGGCTCCAGAGGCTGCTGGGAGAT
Above is a window of Tachyglossus aculeatus isolate mTacAcu1 chromosome 12 unlocalized genomic scaffold, mTacAcu1.pri SUPER_6_unloc_1, whole genome shotgun sequence DNA encoding:
- the ARHGEF5 gene encoding rho guanine nucleotide exchange factor 5 → MPSAGSSQPGSARPWEVTEGWRTGEQIIPNSYTPGPELAPKAAASQSSPALWKTIDESLNPWNARSRWEIKCPKPPPARILGSRATHTNSNREVTSGERVKKTECMKYSRVEERFGDKQLPIRERRIVRLGPCQAILWSLSRRRGQLSRRDPRGCPPSGTGQPPAGPRGRHRDPDQDAGLMEAEEAQGHDPVPTTTLGELHEPPTAPSRSSQTPGTHTQPLSPGSGAEAVEMQGPAGSLEEEDRIPGPQDKDGGELRAGTDGEEEEGLDAPTVPAMDGAQETNETRRGVDQAHLGATSEAQGEAGEGILPAKDEEVSQALVTNGLARAELDSGPVNSPAEEKPEGQEVGGQDGRAVPALDSIPTPAWTGTPPPLPQEDGSSERVQLPGPKAKDEGLEGANQRQEKVGNGEPGVEHQDQEEAVGWGPLEIQGVVGKQVEAEQEDGEPWCPLALEGQDPCQWGLGERGEQKSAEESGLEGEVGLTGQLELGKAGGQRLAEKQEAGQLDEESQRPMEEQREVEREEQGEAEELWSQEELGEGDEHGNWETGSLGEPEGARGKGSEGEVSWSLGDRDWGQGSGLPSPDPGCLGASSDGDPPWETHLPPSLAAVAEVFSDWAPADVESEEPPPAAPSPGPERVPTSAPDPSAPLPVPEAPASPGSSDSPAGRQLPTPPWPPDSLDAADATTAIRTGQSPAASGAGTTGGALSDQDSTLLAFGTSPDQGFCWPPGPLDSPGSHRGAELSSSRRTVCSGPDWPEAQEPGHRGARARTPSLPSYTEPPGDIPQSSPRRLGSLRGEGRDHPADLPTSSPPHGGPFGQPSCPLPPGAPGPPLPAPVVLRPHKPLPPLPMVERHSHPPTTERLDWPPTVSPTSKRHSLPGGPAPPGSAVPRQNKPLPPTPPSDPFRDIPAGYPAPSRRNKPLPPTPAEDSSPPASAGLRHNKPLPPVPDVAEPPPLPPKGWRRDTRVQGECPEAEGTKVSTPQGFSGDWPASSPPFPGRTSWPLSEGCQRELLGGRGRSQSQESSGLAFSNITNFLMLSSTSPPPTGALQPRGQAQEPGWGPGGMAGPGAGPQRSERASARQARGAQHPPLEKASSWPHRKDHGKPGLGKPDLGKPDPGKPPTSGGDHAEADVDGMGKPKDWHRQALRRTSLQPNQVEGSFPKKPPCHPNTVTLREKKPKEAKGMVTRRQSKLINSSHLLYQEYSDVALNKEIQSQKRLDSLTEEPEAASPRLLRRGLASPESYLQRLSISASASLWQDIPCVRGSTMLLSMTREDQKLQEAKFELIMSEASYLRSLHVAVDHFQLSAQLRSVLSNQDHQWLFSRLQDVRDVSTTFLTELEEKFERNIFTFGVCDVVLKHAPEFRRVYLPYVTNQSYQERTFQSLLNTNGGFREALDKLESDPVCQRLSLKSFLILPFQRITRLKLLLQNILKRTSPGSPEEEEATEAHHVIEELIRDCNSNVQSMRRTEELIYLNQKIEFECKIFPLISQSRWLVKSGEVTALETNLSPGVRKKLTTRPIHLHLFNDRLLLSRPREGSRFLVFDHAPFSDVRGEKCEMKLHGTHKNLFRLFLRRSTRGARTEFLFGTETQSEKLRWISALAPPKEELDLLECHESQQVQCLRAYKPRENDELGLEKADVVMVMQHSSDGWLEGVRLSDGERGWFPLLHVESINNREARQRNLQEAQRVKTAKLQLVGRQR